In the Streptomyces sp. SJL17-4 genome, ACGAGCGGGAGTCGTTGTCCTGGCACCACCAGGACCGTCGGGTCACGCGCGTGTAGCGGTACGAGGTCCCCGCGGGCGCGGGCTCGATCCCGAAGGCGTACGGCAGCCGGTGGAGCCCGGTGGGCGTGGTCTTCGTGCCCTGCTTCCGCCGCCCGCCCTCGGCGAGCCCCTTCGCCCCGAACCGGGCGGGCGCCGACCCCGCCTTCACCCACCGCCCGCCGCGCCGGTCCCACCAGGTCAGGGTGCCCGTGGTGGAACCGGTCCCGGCGGCCTCGGCGGTGATCAGCTGGGAGCCGCCACCGGTGTCCGCCATACGCGCGGGCAACGGGGCGGGCGTGGGCGCGGCGACGCCGAGGGAGAGCAGGGCGGCGGCGCCGAGAGCGAGAAGGGTGCGCATGGGCGCGAGCCTAGGCCCGTGGTCCGTGCCCCCGCGCGCGTCACGGGGCTAACCGGCGGGCTGCGGCGGCAGCGGGAGCGGCAGTGCGGGGAGCCCGTCGAGGCTGGTCGCGATGTGCTCCTTGCGCTCGCAGTACGCGTTGAACTCCTCGTCGGTCTTCCGGTTGAAGTACTCGGCGTGCATCCCCCGGTCCTCCTGGTACTCCATCAGCGGGACGGCGAACCCGCAGGCGTCGCTGACCCGTCGCGCGTGCACGACGACGATCGCCCGCGCGCTGCCCTGCCCTTCGACGGCCTCGGCGGGGAACCGGGCGAACAGCTCCGCCCAGCGCGGGTCGTCCCGGAACACGGCCTCGCCGGTCCCGTGCACCCGCACCACGGTCGGCGGCCCGGAGAACGCCGTCCACATGAGGGTGATCCGCCCGTTGCCGGGCTCCCTCAGGTGCGCGACGGTCTCGGCGCTGCTGCCGCCGAAGTCCACGTAGGCGAGGGTCAGTTCGTCGAGCACGACGAGGGTGCCCCGGCGGCCCTTGGGGGAGAGGTTGACATGGCCGTCCCCGGCGAGGGGAGCGGTCGCGGTGAAGTACACCGGCTGGGCCTCGATGAAGGCACGGAGCCGTCCGTCGATCCGGTCATATGTTTTTCCCATGCCCCGGATTCTCCCGAACCGGCGGCCCCGGCGTTCAGACGTCTCGCCCGGTGATCCGGACGGACCTCAGCGCTCCCTCGCCGCCCGGTTCCGCCGCCGTATCTCCTGCTGCCAGCCGGGGAGTTCTGCGGAGTGACGCTCGACGAGCCGTCGGATCTCGTCCCCGTACGGGCCGCCGACCTCCTCCTCCAGCCGGCGCAGCACCCGGACGGCCCGTCCGCGCGCCACCCACCGCACCACGAAGTCGGGGTCGTCGGCCAGCCGCAGGGCGGCGAGCAGCGACCCGGCGTCGTCGTGACGGTCGATCAGGGCGAGACCGGCGGCGCGCTGGGCGGGCGGACGGCCGGGCGCCGCCAGATCGAGCACGAAGGGGAGCGGGAGCTCGGACGCGTGCCGCCCCACCACGCTCCTCGCCACATGGATCACCCGCGGCGCGGGGTCCTCCAGGAAGGGCACGGCCTCCCGCCAGTCGAATCCGTGCCGGGACCACAGCAGGTCCAGCGCCGCGGCCCGTACGGCTCCGTGTTCCGCCGTCAGCAACGGGCGCAGGGTCTCGGGACTCCGGCGCACGGCCCTGAGGACGGTGTTCCGCACGGTCGGGTCCGGGTCGTCGGCGAAGGCGACCGGCCCGTCGCCGGGCAGGGCGCCCAGCATCCGCAGCGCGGCGAGCGCCCGGGCACGTACCGGGCCCCGGGCGTGCCGGGTCAGGTCGCGGAAGAGCGGTACGTCCCCGGGGTCCCGCCGCTCGGCAAGGCCCGTGACCGCCGCCGGGGTGACGGCCGCCGGGTCGGCGCACAGGGCGTGGTACACGGTGGAGGGATCGGCTCCCACCGCCCCCAGCTCCCGGCGTGCCACGGCGCGCACCCGGGCGTGCGAGTCCGTCAGATGCCGGACGAGGTCGTCGCTCCGCCCTGCGGACCGCAACCGTTCCACGGCCGCCGCCCGGACGACGGCGTCACGCGCGGTCGACAGCGCGTCGAGGTAGGGGATCGGGTCGTGCTCGGTCAGCAGGGTGTCGAGGGCGTGCCGACGAGCCACCCGCTCGTGGTGGGAGACGGCGAGCCGCGCCAGGTCCTCGGGCCCGAGCAGGCCGGCGTCGAGGGCGGTGGCCAGGGCCGTGCGCCCGAGCGCGGGGTCCCGACGGCCGTCCATGAAGGCGTGGAACCGGGCGAGGGCGTCCTCGCGGGTCGGGCCGTCCCCCGCCTCCAGGGCCTGCCGGGTGAGCCGTAGCGCCGCACGCACCGCGTGCCCGGCGACGCTCACGTCGGCGTCCCGCTCGGCGATCGCGTACGCCTCGGCCACATCCAGCAGTCCCGCCGACGCTCCGGCCCTCACCCCGGCGCTACGGCACTCCCACCGGCGGCTCGCAAGCAGTTCGGCCACGGCCTCCGCCGGGGTTCCGCCGAGCCGGGAGACGACGGCCTCCCGCGCCCAGCCCCCGTACCGGCGCAGGTCGAGGAGCAGGGCGAGCGGCGCCAGGGCCCGCACGGCTGCGTCCTCGGCCCCGGCGAGCGCCCCGCCGAGGACCGCGCGGGCGAGTTCGCGGACCGTCCCGTCCGTGTCGGCGCACCGGATGAGGACGAGCGGCAGGGCGGCGCCGGGCAGCCCCCCGTCCCCGGCGAGCCGGAGCGCGGCCGCGCGGAGCCGGGGGTCGTCGTGGCAGAGGGCCAGCGCGATCTCGGACTCGGTAGGGGGCCCGGACCAGGCGACCCGGGCCGGGCGGCCGTCCGGTCCCGCCTCATGCCAGTGCGGGGCGATGGTCCAGTCGTTCAGTTCGTGGTCGTCGAACCAGTGGAAGCCGACCCGGACGCGGCCGCTCGACCGGCGAGGGCCCGGCTGCCAGGTCGAGATGCGGGCGCTCCGGTCGAGCCTCACCCAGTCCTCGGCGCGGCCCGCTCCCGCGGCGGAGACGATGCCCTTCCCGTGCAGCAGTCGTTCTCCGGGGGAGCGGTACTGGGTGGGCAGCAGGGGCGGCAGGGGTTCGGGCGGTGTCATGCGCCGGACTGTAGCGACGCCCCCTCGCCTTCCACCTGCGAATATTCCGTCCCTCGGGGGGCGGGACCGCAGCCGATTGACGAATCATGCAGAGTTCTGCATACTCATGCAGAACAATGGTCGCGAAGACTGATGATGGTCGCGAAGACCGACATGGTCGCGAAGACTGACATGGTCGCGAAGACTGAGGAGCAGCAGTGAGCAGCAGCAACGGTGATGTCCGGCTCTGGGGCGGACGGTTCGCCGACGGGCCCGCCGAGGCCCTGGCGAAGTTGTCCGCGTCGGTCCACTTCGACTGGCGTCTCGCGCCGTACGACATCGCCGGTTCCCGTGCCCACGCGCGCGTGCTGCACAAGGCCGGGCTCCTCACCGAGGACGAGCTGACCCGGATGCTCGCCGGCCTCGACCAGCTGGAGGCGGACGTCGCCGACGGCTCCCTCGTCGGCACCATCGCCGACGAGGACGTCCACACCGCCCTGGAGCGGGGCCTCCTGGAGCGCATCGGCCCGGACCTCGGCGGCAAGCTCCGCGCCGGCCGGTCCCGCAACGACCAGGTCGCCACCCTCTTCCGGATGTACCTGCGGGACCACGCCCGGATCATCGGCGGCCTCGTCGCCGACCTCCAGGACGCCCTCGTCGGCCTCGCCGAGGCGCACCCGGACGTCGCCATGCCCGGCCGTACGCACCTCCAGCACGCCCAGCCCGTGCTCTTCGCCCACCACGTCCTGGCCCACGCCCAGTCCCTCTCCCGGGACGCCGAGCGGCTGCGGCAGTGGGACACCCGGACGGCCGTCTCCCCGTACGGCTCCGGCGCCCTCGCCGGCTCCTCCCTCGGGCTCGACCCGGAGGCGGTCGCCAAGGACCTGGGCTTCGAGCGCGGCTCGGTCGGCAACTCGATCGACGGCACGGCCTCCCGCGACTTCGTCGCCGAGTTCGCCTTCATCACCGCGATGATCGGCATCAACCTCTCGCGGATCGCGGAGGAGATCATCATCTGGAACACGAAGGAGTTCTCCTTCGTGACCCTCCACGACGCCTTCTCCACCGGCTCGTCGATCATGCCGCAGAAGAAGAACCCCGACATCGCCGAGCTGGCTCGGGGCAAGTCCGGCCGCCTCATCGGCAACCTCTCCGGCCTGCTGGCCACGCTCAAGGCGCTCCCGCTCGCCTACAACCGTGACCTCCAGGAGGACAAGGAGCCGGTCTTCGACTCCTGCGACCAGCTGGAGGTCCTGCTCCCCGCCTTCACCGGCATGATGGCCACCCTCACCGTCAACCGGGAGCGCATGGAGGAGCTGGCCCCGGCGGGCTTCTCGCTCGCGACGGACATCGCGGAGTGGCTGGTCAAGCAGGGCGTGCCGTTCCGGGTGGCGCACGAGGTGGCCGGCGAGTGCGTGAAGGTGGCCGAGTCCGAGGGCAAGGAGCTGGACGAGCTGACGGACGAGCAGTTCGTGAAGATCTCCGAGCATCTGACGCCCGAGGTCCGCACCGTCCTCAACGTCCCCGGCGCCCTCGCCTCCCGCAACGGCCGCGGCGGCACCGCCCCCTCGGCGGTCGCCGTCCAGCTCGTCGAGGTCAAGGCGGACCTGGTGATCCAGCACGCCTGGGCCACCGCCAAGAAGTAGCCCCCACAGCCCCCACAGCCCCCGCAGCCCTCAGAACGTCACAGTGCCGCCGCCCACTCCGCGAGCGCGTCGAAGTCCGGCCGGAGCAGTCCGAGCCGGGGGTCGACGTGCAGCAACATGGCGGCGGCGAGGTGCTTCTGCTCCACGTACTCGTGGTCGTACGCGGTGATGTCGTCGTCCACCCAGGCGAACGGCCGCCCCGCCGCGTACTCCAGGATGTACTGCGTCTTCCAGAAGGTCCCGCGAGGGGCCTTTCCGTGCATCTGGGGCCAGTCGATGAACGGCAGTGCGGGCAGCCCGAGGTGCGGTCCTATCCAGTCGTTCGCCTCGCCCTTCCAGGTCGTCGCCCAGACCAGCTCGTACGACTCCGCCAGGGCGAGCAGCTCGCCCCCGTGCGCGGGGTTCAGCCACACCCGTAGCGGCTTCGTCTCGAACCAGCCGCCCGGCCGCATCCGGTGGGTCGTGTATCCCTCCGGGCGCCGCTCGCGCTGCGCCGCGTACGGATTCAACGGTCCGTCGACATCGATCAGCAGCAGTGGCTTCGTCATGATCACAGCATCCCGTTCCTGCCCCGGCTGAGGCATCACATTATTGAATGAGACATTGGTGTCTCATTCGGTGTATGGTCGTCTCATGTCAGTCGATCGCACCCAGGTGCTCCACGCAGCCGCCGCCCTGCTCTCCCGCAAGGCGACCGCCACGATGGACGAGGTCGCCCGGTCCGCCGGGATCGGCCGCGCCACGCTGCACCGGCACTTCGCCGGTCGGGACGCCCTGGTGCGGGCGCTCGAAGACCTCGGGCTCCAGGAGCTGGAGGCCGCGCTCGACCGGGCCGGGCTCGACGACGGGCCCGAGGACGAGGCCGTACGACGGCTCGTCGGCGAGGTCGAGGGCGTCGCGCCCCTGCTGTCGTTCCTCGTCACCGAGAACCAGCTCTTCGAGGGCGAACAGCAGAACGAGGGCTGGGAACGGATCGACGCCCGGGTCTCCGCGCTCTTCCGGCGCGGACAGGAGAACGGCGTCTTCCGGATCGATCTGACCCCCGCCTGGCTGGCCGAGGCCTTCTACGGGCTCGTCGGCTCCGGCGCCTGGGCCGTGCAGGACGGCAGGGTCGCCGCCAAGGACCTTCAGTACATGATCGCCGAGCTGCTGCTCGGCGGAGCGCGCAGGAGCGTGGAGAAGTGACCGTCAGCACCCTCAGGACCCCGGGCCATACCGAGGGCGTGCGCCGCCCCGGCCGGTGGCTCGCCCTCTCCGTTCTCGTCCTGGCCGTCCTCCTCGTGGCGGTCGACGCCACGGTGCTGGGACTCGCCACCCCCTTCCTCTCCGAGGACCTGAAGCCGTCCGGCACCCAGCTCCTCTGGATCGGTGACGTCTACTCCTTCGTCATCGCCGGACTCCTGGTCTCCATGGGCAGCCTCGGTGACCGCATCGGCCGCAAGAAGCTGCTCCTGATCGGCGCCACCGCCTTCGGCGCCGTCTCCGTGCTGAACGCCTACGCGACCAGCCCCGAGATGATGATCGTGGCGCGCGCCCTGCTCGGCGTCGCCGGCGCGACCCTGATGCCGTCCACCCTGGCGCTCATCCGGAACCTCTTCCACGACCCGCGCGAGCGCAGCCTCGCCATCGGCATCTGGGGTGCCATGGCCTCGGCCGGCGCCGCCGTCGGACCGGTCGTCGGAGGGTTCCTCCTGGAGCACTTCTGGTGGGGCTCCGTCTTCCTGATCAACCTGCCCGTCATGGCGGTCCTCGTCTTCGTCGGCATCAAGCTGATCCCCGAGTCCAAGAACCCGAATCCCGGCCCCTGGGACCTGCCCAGCGTCGCGCTCTCCCTCGTCGGCCTGATCGGCATCGTGTACGCGATCAAGGAGCTGGCCTCGCACGGCCTCTCCCCCGACGCGGGCCTCGCCGCCCTCCTCGGAGCCGCCGCCCTGACCTGGTTCGTCCGCCGGCAGCTGACCCTGCCCGCGCCACTCCTGGACATGCGGCTGTTCCGCCACCGCGGTTTCTCGGGCGCCGTACTCGCCGACCTGCTGACCATCCTCGGCCTCTCCGGCCTGGTGTTCTTCCTGTCCCAGTTCTTCCAGCTGGTCCAGGGCAGGCAGCCCCTGGAGGCCGGACTCGCCGAACTCCCGGCGGCGGTCGGCGCGGTCACGGCCGGTCTGATCGCGGGGCTTGTGGCCCGTCGCTTCTCCGTACGGTCCGTGGTGGCCGGCGGCCTCGCGGCGGTCGGCCTCTCGCTCGCGGTCCTGACCACCCTCGACCAGCACACCGGCTACCCGCTGCTCGGCGCCGCCCTGCTCGTCGTCGGTGTGGGCGCCGGATTCGCCTTCACCGTCACCGCCGACGTGATCCTCTCCAGCGTCCCGAAGGAACAGGCCGGCTCCGCCTCCGCGGTCTCCGAGACCGCGTACGAACTGGGTGCCGCGCTCGGCATCGCCGTCCTCGGCTCGATCGTCACCGGCGTCTACCGGGACTTCGCCACCCCGGCCGGTGTCCCCTCCGACATCGAGTCCGCCGCCCACGAGTCGCTCGGCGGCGCGGTCGAGGCCTCCGGTGCCCTCGCACCGGACACGGCGACGGCCCTGGTGTCGGCCGCCCAGGAGGCCTTCGTCGACGGACTGCGGATCGCGGCCGGCGTCGGCGCGGCGGTCCTCCTCGCGACGGCGGTCGCGGCCTGGTTCCTCCTCAAGGGCCAGAAGCTGGAGGACGGCGCCGCGCACTGACGCCCGGCGGATACGACGGTGCCCCGTACGGCCAGAAGGCTGTACGGGGCACCGTCACACGTATACGGCGCTACGCGGCCTTCGCCTTGGTGGCGTACATGTCCACGTACTCCTGCCCCGAGAGCCGCATGACCTCGGCCATCACCGAGTCCGTCACCGCCCGCAGCACATAGCGGTCGCGGTCCATCCCGTCGTACCGCGAGAACTCCATCGCCTCGCCGAAGCGCACGGTCACCCGGCCCGGACGCGGGAAGCCCGCGCCGCCCGGCTGGATCTTGTCGGTGCCGATCATCGCGAACGGGATCACCGGCGCGCCCGTCATCAGGGTGAGCCGCGCGATGCCCGTACGGCCCCGGTACAGACGGCCGTCGGGGGAGCGGGTGCCCTCCGGGTAGATCGAGAAGATCTTGCCCTCTTCGAGCACCCGGCGGCCGGTCATCAGGGCCGCCACACCACCGCGGCCGCCGTCCCGGTCCACCGGGATCATGCCGACGCTGGTGAAGAACCAGGCCATCGCCCGGCCCTTGATGCCCTTGCCCGTCACGTACTCGTCCTTGCCGATGAAGTAGACCGGACGGTCCAGGCAGATCGGCATGATCATCGAGTCGATGAAGGTGAGGTGGTTCCCCGCGAGGATGACGGGACCGGTCCCCGGGATGTTCTCGGCGCCCTCCACGCGGGGGCGGAACATCAGGCGCATGACCGGCCCGAGCACTGCCTTGATGATCGCGAGACGGGACAACGGTTCCTCCGGTGGGACGCGGGTCAGTCGAGCTGACGGTGCAGCTGGCGACGATACTCGCGGGTCACGTCCGTGCGCACATCGGGTTCACCGAGTGGATACGCAGTGTTGACGTGAGTTTCCGCCATGTTCGGCGGAGGTCTGCCGCCCGTAGGGCCCCGATGCCTAGCGTCGGGGGTACCCGTCGACAGGTACGGGACATGACACAGGAGGACACCACATGACCCAGGGCGAACGCCGGATCCCGGCCCGGCGCACGGTACTCGGAGCTGCGGGCGCCACCGTCCTCGGCGCCTCCACGGCCCTCGCCGCCGGTACGGGCACGGCGCAGGCCGCCGAGTCGCGGAGCGCCGGTGCGGCGCACGGCCAGGGCCACGGCCGCGGCTACCGCTCCCTCCCCGTCCCCACCGTCA is a window encoding:
- a CDS encoding L,D-transpeptidase family protein, with amino-acid sequence MRTLLALGAAALLSLGVAAPTPAPLPARMADTGGGSQLITAEAAGTGSTTGTLTWWDRRGGRWVKAGSAPARFGAKGLAEGGRRKQGTKTTPTGLHRLPYAFGIEPAPAGTSYRYTRVTRRSWWCQDNDSRSYNRWVEGLPRDCRATRAEHMVTYRQQYAYGLVIGFNYDRPVRGRGAGIFLHVNGRGATAGCVSVPADAMRAVLAWADPARRPHIAVGTRSGPTAITRY
- a CDS encoding pyridoxamine 5'-phosphate oxidase family protein, whose product is MGKTYDRIDGRLRAFIEAQPVYFTATAPLAGDGHVNLSPKGRRGTLVVLDELTLAYVDFGGSSAETVAHLREPGNGRITLMWTAFSGPPTVVRVHGTGEAVFRDDPRWAELFARFPAEAVEGQGSARAIVVVHARRVSDACGFAVPLMEYQEDRGMHAEYFNRKTDEEFNAYCERKEHIATSLDGLPALPLPLPPQPAG
- the argH gene encoding argininosuccinate lyase, giving the protein MSSSNGDVRLWGGRFADGPAEALAKLSASVHFDWRLAPYDIAGSRAHARVLHKAGLLTEDELTRMLAGLDQLEADVADGSLVGTIADEDVHTALERGLLERIGPDLGGKLRAGRSRNDQVATLFRMYLRDHARIIGGLVADLQDALVGLAEAHPDVAMPGRTHLQHAQPVLFAHHVLAHAQSLSRDAERLRQWDTRTAVSPYGSGALAGSSLGLDPEAVAKDLGFERGSVGNSIDGTASRDFVAEFAFITAMIGINLSRIAEEIIIWNTKEFSFVTLHDAFSTGSSIMPQKKNPDIAELARGKSGRLIGNLSGLLATLKALPLAYNRDLQEDKEPVFDSCDQLEVLLPAFTGMMATLTVNRERMEELAPAGFSLATDIAEWLVKQGVPFRVAHEVAGECVKVAESEGKELDELTDEQFVKISEHLTPEVRTVLNVPGALASRNGRGGTAPSAVAVQLVEVKADLVIQHAWATAKK
- a CDS encoding HAD domain-containing protein, which gives rise to MTKPLLLIDVDGPLNPYAAQRERRPEGYTTHRMRPGGWFETKPLRVWLNPAHGGELLALAESYELVWATTWKGEANDWIGPHLGLPALPFIDWPQMHGKAPRGTFWKTQYILEYAAGRPFAWVDDDITAYDHEYVEQKHLAAAMLLHVDPRLGLLRPDFDALAEWAAAL
- a CDS encoding TetR/AcrR family transcriptional regulator encodes the protein MSVDRTQVLHAAAALLSRKATATMDEVARSAGIGRATLHRHFAGRDALVRALEDLGLQELEAALDRAGLDDGPEDEAVRRLVGEVEGVAPLLSFLVTENQLFEGEQQNEGWERIDARVSALFRRGQENGVFRIDLTPAWLAEAFYGLVGSGAWAVQDGRVAAKDLQYMIAELLLGGARRSVEK
- a CDS encoding MFS transporter, encoding MTVSTLRTPGHTEGVRRPGRWLALSVLVLAVLLVAVDATVLGLATPFLSEDLKPSGTQLLWIGDVYSFVIAGLLVSMGSLGDRIGRKKLLLIGATAFGAVSVLNAYATSPEMMIVARALLGVAGATLMPSTLALIRNLFHDPRERSLAIGIWGAMASAGAAVGPVVGGFLLEHFWWGSVFLINLPVMAVLVFVGIKLIPESKNPNPGPWDLPSVALSLVGLIGIVYAIKELASHGLSPDAGLAALLGAAALTWFVRRQLTLPAPLLDMRLFRHRGFSGAVLADLLTILGLSGLVFFLSQFFQLVQGRQPLEAGLAELPAAVGAVTAGLIAGLVARRFSVRSVVAGGLAAVGLSLAVLTTLDQHTGYPLLGAALLVVGVGAGFAFTVTADVILSSVPKEQAGSASAVSETAYELGAALGIAVLGSIVTGVYRDFATPAGVPSDIESAAHESLGGAVEASGALAPDTATALVSAAQEAFVDGLRIAAGVGAAVLLATAVAAWFLLKGQKLEDGAAH
- a CDS encoding lysophospholipid acyltransferase family protein, coding for MSRLAIIKAVLGPVMRLMFRPRVEGAENIPGTGPVILAGNHLTFIDSMIMPICLDRPVYFIGKDEYVTGKGIKGRAMAWFFTSVGMIPVDRDGGRGGVAALMTGRRVLEEGKIFSIYPEGTRSPDGRLYRGRTGIARLTLMTGAPVIPFAMIGTDKIQPGGAGFPRPGRVTVRFGEAMEFSRYDGMDRDRYVLRAVTDSVMAEVMRLSGQEYVDMYATKAKAA